The Planctomycetota bacterium genome has a window encoding:
- a CDS encoding aldo/keto reductase gives MPTTQLDHYRLLGRSGLRVSPLCLGTMTFGEDWQTGANEEDSRTIFLDYVEKGGNFIDTADLYTNGTSEKYVGKFAKEVGRDRLVIATKFTFNGGAMGIDDLKLRGKPDPNAGGNGRKHMRQAVEDSLKRMQTDYIDLLWVHCWDGRTPVEETMRGLDDLVASGKVNHVGVSDYPAWKVAEANTLATLRGWSPFVALQVEYSLVERTTERDLIPMARDVGLGVTPWSPLGQGVLTGKFLDGGKDQGSRLEKNPNRLGGKYVSNQAEKAARAVVEVAKQKEVSPSRVALAWLLHQPGVTSPIIGARKTTHLDDNIEAVSVDLTAEELTKLDEATRVDLGFPHDFLLEVDNMVTAGASVDAPHGRLV, from the coding sequence ATGCCGACGACTCAACTCGATCACTACCGACTCCTCGGCCGGAGTGGCCTGCGCGTCAGTCCGCTGTGCCTCGGCACGATGACCTTCGGTGAGGACTGGCAGACCGGGGCGAACGAAGAGGACTCACGCACGATTTTCCTCGACTACGTCGAGAAAGGCGGCAACTTCATCGACACGGCCGACCTTTACACCAACGGCACCAGCGAGAAGTACGTCGGCAAGTTCGCCAAGGAGGTTGGGCGGGACCGCCTGGTCATCGCGACGAAGTTCACCTTCAACGGCGGGGCGATGGGCATCGACGACCTCAAGCTCCGTGGCAAGCCAGACCCCAACGCGGGAGGTAACGGCCGGAAGCACATGCGGCAGGCGGTCGAAGACTCGCTGAAGCGCATGCAGACCGACTACATCGACCTGCTGTGGGTCCACTGCTGGGACGGCAGGACGCCCGTCGAAGAGACGATGCGTGGGCTGGACGATCTCGTCGCCAGCGGCAAGGTGAATCACGTCGGCGTCAGCGATTACCCGGCGTGGAAAGTGGCCGAGGCGAACACGCTGGCCACGCTGCGGGGCTGGTCGCCGTTCGTGGCGCTGCAGGTGGAGTACTCGCTTGTCGAGCGGACGACGGAGCGTGACCTCATTCCGATGGCCCGGGATGTCGGGCTGGGCGTCACCCCGTGGTCGCCGCTGGGGCAGGGCGTCTTGACCGGCAAGTTCCTCGATGGCGGCAAGGACCAAGGCTCACGGCTCGAGAAGAACCCGAATCGCCTCGGCGGGAAGTACGTCAGCAATCAAGCCGAGAAAGCGGCCAGGGCGGTGGTCGAGGTTGCGAAGCAGAAAGAGGTTTCACCTAGCCGTGTGGCGCTGGCGTGGCTGCTTCATCAGCCGGGCGTGACGTCGCCGATCATCGGTGCTCGAAAGACAACTCACCTTGATGACAACATCGAGGCCGTCTCCGTCGATCTGACCGCGGAGGAGCTGACGAAGCTGGATGAAGCGACGAGGGTCGATCTCGGCTTCCCGCACGACTTCCTTTTGGAGGTCGACAACATGGTGACCGCCGGGGCCAGCGTCGACGCGCCCCACGGGCGACTCGTCTGA
- a CDS encoding iron-sulfur cluster assembly protein has product MPTRSLNVLPTNDKVEELRKAPPAPASGEKKLNDETPIDRALDASLTDEQRVVKERVIEALRTVYDPELPVNLFDLGLIYKIDLTTKDAGELVDIDMTLTAPACPVAGEMPGMVQRAVEPVDGVASCKVELVWSPKWDKSKMSEVALLELGLM; this is encoded by the coding sequence ATGCCGACGCGCAGCCTGAACGTCCTGCCGACCAACGACAAGGTCGAAGAGCTCCGCAAGGCTCCGCCCGCACCGGCTTCTGGCGAAAAGAAGCTCAACGACGAGACGCCGATCGATCGTGCGTTGGACGCATCGCTCACTGACGAGCAACGTGTCGTGAAGGAGCGCGTGATCGAGGCACTTCGGACGGTCTACGACCCGGAATTGCCAGTGAATCTGTTCGATCTCGGCCTGATCTACAAGATCGACCTGACGACGAAAGACGCGGGCGAGCTCGTTGACATCGACATGACCCTCACGGCCCCGGCCTGCCCGGTGGCCGGCGAGATGCCCGGCATGGTCCAGCGGGCCGTCGAACCTGTCGACGGCGTCGCCTCGTGCAAGGTCGAACTCGTCTGGAGCCCGAAGTGGGACAAGAGCAAGATGAGCGAAGTCGCGCTCCTCGAACTCGGACTGATGTAG
- a CDS encoding SufS family cysteine desulfurase: protein MRGVADNVRPAFDVEAVRRDFPILSTEMNGRRLVYLDNAATTQKPKAVIDAITRYYEHDNANIHRGVYALSQRATTQFDESRDKVARFLRAPEPAECLFTRGVTEAINLVAYSWGRTNLKAGDEILLTALEHHSNIVPWQLTAEATGAVVKTLPMNDDGTLDLSRLSEFLTDNTKIVAAQQVSNALGIVHDVATIIEAAKAGGAVVLVDGAQAVGHYPTDLSKLGADFFCFSAHKLFGPTGVGVLWGRRELLDAMPPYHGGGDMIDSVAWSGTTYAPIPMKFEAGTPDIAGVIGLGAAIDYVESIGFDAVKQQEATLLAHATTRLREVPGLRIIGDADEKAAVVSFVLEDPPVSSLDIGTKLDALGIAVRTGHHCAQPLMDAFGIPGTTRASFAFYNTLDEVDQLADALAEIVDEAKERRSKAPVAASPDEDAAVAWPEPQGSTPAEAAATLVEDFAFLKEAGEDPREFVLDLGRKLLPMRESDKNEATHVKGCMSQVWLTARHRPGTDESLDFLADSDAELVRGLIGVLQHVFSGQRASDIVDFDVEALLRKLDFQNLISVQRRSGVEAMINRIMSLAKANLR, encoded by the coding sequence GTGCGCGGCGTTGCTGACAATGTGCGTCCTGCCTTCGATGTGGAGGCCGTCCGTCGGGACTTTCCGATTCTCTCCACCGAGATGAACGGCCGGCGGCTGGTCTACCTGGATAACGCCGCCACGACACAGAAGCCAAAAGCCGTGATCGACGCGATCACGCGCTACTACGAGCACGACAACGCGAACATTCATCGCGGCGTCTACGCGTTGTCACAACGGGCCACGACACAGTTCGACGAATCGCGGGACAAGGTCGCGCGATTCCTTCGCGCTCCCGAGCCGGCGGAGTGCCTGTTCACCCGCGGCGTGACCGAAGCGATCAACCTCGTCGCCTACTCATGGGGACGAACCAACCTGAAGGCCGGCGACGAGATCCTGCTCACTGCGCTGGAGCACCACAGCAACATCGTCCCGTGGCAGCTCACTGCCGAAGCGACCGGTGCCGTGGTCAAGACGCTGCCGATGAACGACGACGGCACGCTTGATCTTTCTCGGCTGAGCGAGTTCCTCACCGACAACACCAAGATCGTCGCCGCCCAGCAGGTGAGCAATGCGCTCGGCATCGTCCACGACGTCGCGACGATCATAGAAGCGGCGAAGGCGGGTGGTGCTGTCGTGCTCGTCGACGGTGCACAGGCTGTCGGGCACTATCCGACCGATCTGTCAAAGCTCGGGGCTGACTTCTTCTGCTTCAGCGCACACAAGCTGTTCGGGCCGACGGGCGTCGGCGTGCTCTGGGGCAGGCGCGAGTTACTCGACGCGATGCCGCCCTACCACGGCGGCGGCGACATGATCGACAGTGTCGCTTGGTCCGGCACGACCTACGCGCCGATTCCGATGAAGTTCGAGGCCGGCACACCGGACATCGCTGGCGTCATCGGGCTCGGTGCTGCGATCGACTACGTCGAGTCGATCGGCTTCGATGCTGTCAAGCAGCAGGAGGCGACGCTGCTCGCCCATGCGACGACACGCCTTCGCGAGGTGCCTGGCTTGCGGATCATCGGCGATGCTGACGAGAAGGCGGCCGTCGTGTCGTTCGTGCTCGAGGATCCGCCGGTGTCGTCGCTCGACATCGGGACCAAGCTCGACGCGCTCGGCATCGCGGTGCGGACAGGCCACCACTGTGCGCAACCGCTGATGGACGCGTTCGGCATTCCGGGGACGACGCGTGCGAGCTTCGCGTTTTACAACACGCTGGACGAGGTCGACCAGCTCGCCGACGCCCTGGCCGAAATCGTCGACGAGGCCAAGGAGCGGCGGTCGAAGGCACCGGTCGCCGCGAGTCCCGACGAAGACGCAGCGGTGGCTTGGCCAGAGCCACAGGGTTCCACGCCGGCCGAGGCTGCTGCGACGCTGGTCGAGGACTTTGCGTTTCTCAAGGAAGCGGGCGAAGACCCGCGCGAGTTCGTGCTCGACCTCGGCCGCAAGCTCCTACCGATGCGGGAGTCGGACAAGAACGAAGCCACCCACGTCAAGGGCTGCATGAGCCAGGTCTGGCTCACCGCCAGACATCGGCCGGGGACTGATGAATCACTCGACTTCCTCGCCGACAGCGACGCCGAGCTCGTCCGTGGACTCATCGGCGTTCTGCAACACGTCTTCAGCGGACAGCGGGCATCCGACATCGTCGACTTCGATGTGGAAGCGCTGCTCCGCAAGCTCGACTTCCAGAATTTGATCAGCGTGCAACGCCGAAGCGGCGTCGAGGCGATGATCAACCGCATCATGTCGCTTGCCAAGGCCAACTTGCGTTAA